AGCCTACAAAGCTCAGTGAAGCCTCTGTAAATATTGCACCTGGTATGCTAGATGCTACTTGTATGATAATAATTCCCATGGTATTTGGTATTAAGTGTTTAGTAATTATTCTCCAGCTACTTGCTCCTGCAGTTTTAGCTGCAAGTACATATTCACTTTCCTTTAAGGATAAAATTTGACCTCTTACCATTTTTGCTATACCAAGCCATGCAGTTAACCCTATCACTATAGTTACTGTTTTCAATCCAGAACCAAATATAAGCATTAAGATTATTACATAGAGAAGACGAGGTATGGAACTTAATATCTCCCTTATTCTCATCATTATAATATCTGTTTTCCCACCTGCATATCCAGATATGGCACCATATAAAACTCCTATAGTCAAGTTAACTATTGTAGATACCATTCCTACAATTAATGATATCCTTGCTCCGTAAATTACCCTTACACATAGGTCTCTTCCTATATCGTCAGTTCCAAAAGGATGTAGTTTATTACGTACATTTTTATAAACTTCTAATTCTTCTCCTTTTGAATTTAATATTTTATAGGGCTTTTTATTGTAATCAACTATAACTTTTTCTCCATCAATTGTATATATTTTTCTCTTACCTATTAAATCTTCTTCTGGTTTTCCAATTTTCTCCAGTAACACACCATCTTCCGTTACAGTAAAAGCTGTTAAAACTGGATCCATGTAGAAATATGTACCATCTTTTAACTTTCGTATTTTTAACCTTGGAGGCAGTGATTTAAATTCCAAGCTTTGGTCTGAATAGTCATATGGTGACAGGTAGGGTCC
This genomic interval from Sporanaerobacter acetigenes DSM 13106 contains the following:
- a CDS encoding ABC transporter permease, with the protein product MEKIQNYSQIDIESELWKPVKKKDKAHEMKGQSLTRWQDGWIRFKGNRLSILGVCIIIFLVLVAIFGPYLSPYDYSDQSLEFKSLPPRLKIRKLKDGTYFYMDPVLTAFTVTEDGVLLEKIGKPEEDLIGKRKIYTIDGEKVIVDYNKKPYKILNSKGEELEVYKNVRNKLHPFGTDDIGRDLCVRVIYGARISLIVGMVSTIVNLTIGVLYGAISGYAGGKTDIIMMRIREILSSIPRLLYVIILMLIFGSGLKTVTIVIGLTAWLGIAKMVRGQILSLKESEYVLAAKTAGASSWRIITKHLIPNTMGIIIIQVASSIPGAIFTEASLSFVGLGISAPQASWGTLSNEALPSLMTHPYKLFYPALAICLTVLAFNFIGKCRKHNQWCFI